A single window of Brachyhypopomus gauderio isolate BG-103 chromosome 21, BGAUD_0.2, whole genome shotgun sequence DNA harbors:
- the sycp2 gene encoding uncharacterized protein sycp2 isoform X4 has product MARHQEQQVEKLVDQALKHSKFQYLEEFLDETREGLFFKCSKQFLSKLDKLINRELDHRNVKHASVVFSILHKLENMLVFPGGEGISLLVSQGLVTKMVQWFEKIRQFWVEAGPMRNEVLINLAEDFFDALMVAHQSCKEGLYQVTESLLHHIGNLASDDRVNILIQKEAVKKLNVILGKIPMDLKKEKKILTSQEASSVMDNLAGQILKGGDYDLQVSLMEALCRMTSNAQRRELTDRWFSMEFVACAFRKIQDSEFETDCRKFLNLVNGMQGDGRSVFSYPCLEVFLENHPLLKPVDESLKEFWIDFNMGSQSISFYFCLAGIDAQEDGQWDTLCIAENEVRSYTVKEENGVKVLQLILIEPLCLSSFEGSRLFIHFSSSLDILQATKNVYGETKNNKFIPKTTTSVVKTTVQIILDDGGSQQVLFPESQRSSQPKENAVPASVRSNTSRHSSLSHERNMQHLNQQAITPLKSKVSESCTYISGSAGRKLGRSPFSCVMPALTPAGKAKKKPALEMVATSEKKKETELRELLIVRSSHIMPSVSKDQETVKKQAIPAVQNVDKRNNMKAWKEVERYRRHIPVDKVLDMVQTNQEQELLDTSIVPDSQPAMRKETSVLPGLITKNNRISVSQHQSKSKLNAPTALTTELPQRPCSAQHASAGLSHKQLHNQLSHRLEQVLREREQQVESCPSAQRKVSSLEKHLPESASAGKGPGPGKGLQRNTPAAQSKQPRGSGTGMSKDTTSRAADNMVKQISNHYKSTFSKATVEHGSPFNDAPTNRYLLNRNWYPTSTAKVAASTSGMLKSCNQSKKDVYEFSLDVPELVGRKSTKSSELSGMESSVLSSSLTLSRSAKKCPPAKPAGLNVKKHLFSDTDTGNMTEVSWLKSANRKPKPKLTDYTRQPAKPSFPAAETTDESPDVPLPSDKAEKLLHKPKRKRQKKVMEQEMKSLNIDSRKPMGRPQRNAALTKSYREPSDSEHVSETEEPPPAKKLFVKQSEKPKSTSSLQTRGQLKSKDKTLYNADTEQTTKDKNQKEPKKGHLTKKQRDETTLGSPEQSKKNSKKPLITESTEGLKECWATKIASFCPSPPSDRLRSTDKKTALPKSPEMSASHLTKTASLQATGQAEKKNKSFSNGVRKQPEREKKLSEESTTQLESGDKLAEKKEPEELMGSIQTENKKSTGPPQSSKEQEGPLAAEFSSICPSPFSTENMRSVENSVALPRSPFTPLQPLPVSPVAVVSPTMELPTHLKGIQASSFYKTSRGCHGARFLIQPPVTEVALNQSFVEEALLSPVPPEIQPLITSTGRETLVCSFPLNPSDMNENLGDSMNNRSLQASFDKESVISLVTLSRSSHTSRNNRAMICTDVEKTPVCIQGSKTRRTDFQSGNNIPGIHALVVNIDNCVTVLSGPATRRKRQSSCTSFSLSETDNSEKEEGGGTKIVPRKQAIKMKPRRLFKPIDQLNKKVKGSEHLMEYQNSSEDENKENVSPTSGATSKGYHKSQCRSSGVTVVEDLERHSRVLSNVVSGCWEASVEADVDVPQPTVSTSQEMGIFCHQFSSELKRKFESRSRRMDLFTKESLKAFRQHASSISVKMHKYRSQRLEKVKQVLVDEIKNLEEDDAALHNMEEELTIYWKKQALAFNAYQERGSRRLHHLKSAVETNMCDSLEYEEQIFSSEICLMKKDMRSVQDRLFKQMQEEELMSVRRGLQTLFLPDVSMF; this is encoded by the exons ATGGCACGTCATCAAGAACAGCAG GTTGAGAAACTGGTGGATCAAGCTTTGAAACACAGTAAATTTCAGTACCTGGAGGAGTTCTTAGATGAGACCAGAGAGGGGTTATTTTTTAAATGCTCCAAACAGTTCCTGTCAAAGCTGGACAAACTTATCAACAGG GAGTTAGACCACAGGAATGTGAAGCATGCTTCTGTGGTATTCAGTATCCTTCATAAGTTGGAGAACATGCTGGTCTTTCCAGGGGGTGAAGGCATATCACTGCTGGTGTCACAGGGACTTGTTACAAAGAT GGTGCAGTGGTTTGAAAAGATTAGACAGTTCTGGGTTGAAGCAGGACCTATGAGGAATGAGGTTCTAATAAACCTAGCTGAAGACTTCTTTGATGCACTGATG GTTGCCCATCAAAGTTGCAAAGAAG GTCTGTACCAGGTGACAGAATCTTTGCTCCATCATATTGGCAACCTGGCTTCTGATGACCGAGTCAACATTCTGATCCAAAAAGAG GCTGTGAAGAAACTAAATGTGATACTAGGAAAGATCCCAATGGATctaaagaaagagaagaagatcTTGACATCTCAGGAAGCCTCAAGTGTGAT GGATAATTTGGCTGGCCAGATCCTCAAAGGAGGTg ATTATGATCTTCAAGTGTCTTTGATGGAGGCTTTGTGTAGAATGACTTCTAATGCCCAGCGGAGGGAGCTGACTGACCGCTGGTTCAGCATGGAGTTTGTTGCATGTGCATTTAGGAAGATCCAGGATTCAGAGTTTGAGACT GATTGTCGAAAATTTCTAAACCTAGTAAATGGAATGCAAGGTGATGGACGAAG CGTGTTCTCTTATCCTTGTTTGGAGGTGTTTTTGGAAAACCATCCG CTGCTAAAACCTGTGGATGAGAGCCTTAAGGAGTTTTGGATTGACTTTAACATGGGAAGCCAGAGCATATCCTTCTACTTTTGTCTAGCTGGCATTGACGCCCAG GAGGATGGTCAGTGGGACACTTTATGCATAGCAGAAAATGAGGTGCGCAGTTACACAGTGAAAG AAGAGAACGGTGTGAAGGTGCTGCAGCTGATTCTAATTGAGCCACTGTGCCTGAGCAGTTTTGAGGGCTCCAGACTTTTCATCCACTTCAGCTCTTCCTTAGACATCCTCCAGGCCACCAAGAACGTGTATGGCGAGACTAAGAATAAC AAGTTCATTCCAAAGACCACCACATCTGTGGTTAAAACCACTGTCCAAATAATTTTGGATGATGGAGGTTCACAG CAGGTTCTTTTTCCTGAGAGTCAGAGGTCCTCTCAGCCCAAAGAGAATGCAGTTCCTGCATCAGTGAGGAGCAACACCTCCCGtcactcatctctctctcatgaGCGAAACATGCAACATCTTAACCAGCAG GCAATAACGCCGCTAAAGAGCAAGGTGTCTGAGTCATGCACGTATATCTCTGGCAGCGCTGGACGAAAACTAGGCAGAAGCCCTTTCAGCTGTGTGATGCCGGCCT TGACACCAGCTGGGAAGGCAAAGAAGAAGCCAGCTCTTGAAATGGTGGCCACctcagagaaaaagaaagagactgaactgagagagcttttgattgtTAGATCATCTCACATTATGCCATCTGTCAGTAAAGATCAGGAAACTGTTAAAAAACAG GCAATTCCAGCTGTACAGAATGTAGACAAACGAAATAACATGAAAGCTTGGAAAGAAGTTGAAAGATACCGTAGG CACATTCCTGTAGACAAAGTACTGGACATGGTGCAGACTAACCAAGAACAAGAGCTTTTAG ATACCAGTATAGTTCCAGACTCCCAGCCTGCTATGAGAAAAGAGacctctgt GTTACCTGGCCTCATCACTAAAAATAACAGAATTTCAGTGTCTCAGCATCAGTCCAAATCAA AGCTCAATGCTCCAACAGCTCTCACCACAGAGCTCCCACAGCGACCCTGCTCTGCCCAGCACGCCTCTGCTGGGTTGAGCCACAAGCAGCTGCATAACCAGCTCTCTCACAGACTTGAGCAGGTGTTGAGGGAGCGTGAGCAGCAGGTGGAGTCCTGCCCCTCGGCACAGAGAAAAGTCTCTTCTTTGGAGAAACACCTGCCAGAGTCTGCAAGTGCAGGAAAGGGTCCTGGGCCAGGGAAAGGGCTTCAAAGAAACACACCAGCTGCCCAGAGCAAACAGCCTAGGGGCAGTGGGACTGGAATGAGCAAAGACACG ACATCAAGAGCCGCAGACAATATGGTGAAGCAGATCTCCAACCACTATAAGAGTACCTTTAGTAAAGCAACAGTAGAACATGGCTCTCCATTTAACGATGCACCAACTAACAG ATACCTTTTAAACAGGAATTGGTATCCAACTTCAACT GCAAAGGTAGCTGCCAGCACATCTGGGATGCTGAAGTCATGCAATCAGTCAAAAAA AGATGTTTATGAATTCAGTCTGGACGTACCAGAGCTCGTTGGT AGAAAAAGTACAAAGTCTTCTGAGCTGTCTGGGATGGAAAGCAG TGTGCTCAGCAGTTCTTTGACTTTGTCCAGGTCTGCAAAGAAATGCCCTCCTGCAAAG ccTGCTGGTCTTAATGTAAAGAAGCACCTGTTCAGTGACACTGACACAGGAAATATGACAGAGGTTAGCTGGTTAAAATCAGCCAACAGAAAGCCCAAGCCAAAATTGACAGACTATACAAGACAGCCTGCTAAGCCCTCTTTTCCAGCTGCAGAAACTACAG ATGAGTCTCCAGATGTTCCTCTGCCTTCAGACAAAGCTGAAAAGTTGTTGCACAAACCAAAAAGG AAGAGGCAGAAGAAGGTGATGGAGCAGGAAATGAAAAGTCTAAACATTGATAGCAGGAAGCCAATGGGCAGGCCGCAAAGAAATGCAGCTCTGACCAAATCCTACAGGGAGCCATCGGACTCTGAGCACGTATCAGAGACTGAGGAGCCACCTCCAGCCAAG AAGTTATTTGTCAAACAGTCAGAGAAGCCTAAAAGTACATCCTCACTTCAGACCAGAGGACAACTGAAGAGTAAAGATAAGACTTTATATAATGCTGACACTGAACAAACTACAAAAGACAAAAATCAGAAAGAGCCAAAGAAAGGCCATCTGACCaagaaacagagagatgagACAACACTGGGTAGTCCTGAGCAGTCAAAGAAAAACAGTAAAAAGCCACTTATCACAGAATCCACCGAAGGACTGAAAGAATGTTGGGCGACCAAAATTGCTTCATTTTGTCCTTCCCCTCCTTCTGACAGACTGAGAT CTACGGACAAGAAGACAGCCTTGCCTAAATCCCCTGAAATGTCTGCAAGTCATCTGaccaag ACTGCTTCACTACAGGCCACAGGACAGGCAGAAAAGAAAAATAAGtctttctctaatggtgtgcgtaaacaacctgagagagagaagaaactaTCAGAAGAAAGCACCACTCAATTAGAATCAGGTGATAAGTTAGCAGAGAAGAAAGAGCCCGAGGAGTTAATGGGTTCCATACAGACAGAGAATAAGAAGAGTACAGGTCCTCCACAATCATCTAAAGAACAGGAAGGACCTTTGGCTGCTGAATTTTCCTCCATCTGCCCTTCTCCTTTCTCCACTGAGAACATGAGAT CTGTTGAGAACAGTGTAGCCTTGCCCAGATCTCCCTTCACTCCACTCCAGCCCCTGCCAGTCTCTCCTGTTGCTGTTGTCTCACCCACCATGGAGCTGCCCACTCATCTCAAAGGGATTCAGGCTTCCTCCTTTTATAAGACTTCAAGAGGGTGCCATGGTGCCAGATTTCTCATTCAACCTCCTGTAACTGAAGTTGCTCTGAATCAAAGTTTTGTAGAG GAGGCTCTGCTGAGTCCAGTGCCCCCTGAAATCCAGCCCCTCATCACCTCCACAGGTAGGGAAACACTTGTCTGCTCTTTCCCACTCAACCCCTCAGACATGAATGAGAATCTTGGAGACTCCATGAACAACAGAAGCCTACAGGCATCCTTTGACAAAGAGTCCGTAATCTCTTTGGTGACCCTCAGTCGGTCCTCACATACATCTAGGAACAACAGAGCTATGATCTGCACTGACGTGGAG aaGACACCTGTATGTATCCAAGGAAGCAAGACTCGAAGAACAGATTTTCAGTCAGGTAATAACATCCCTGGGATTCATGCTTTAGTCGTAAATATTGATAACTGTGTTACTGTGTTATCAGGTCCAGCAACCCGTCGGAAACGTCAGAGTTCATGCACCTCCTTCAGTTTGTCTGAGACAGACAACAGTGAGAAGGAGGAAGGGGGTGGGACTAAAATTGTGCCCAGAAAACAAGCAATCAAAATGAAGCCAAGAAGGCTGTTTAAGCCTATAGACCAGCTTAACAAAAAAG tgaaAGGTTCTGAACATCTCATGGAGTATCAGAACAGCTCTGAGGATGAGAACAAGGAGAATGTGAGCCCTACCAGTGGTGCAACAAGCAAAGGTTACCACAAATCTCAGTGTAGAAGCTCTGGTGTAACAG tagtggAAGATCTGGAAAGACACTCCAGAGTATTGTCTAATGTAGTGTCAGGTTGTTGGGAGGCGAGTGTAGAGGCAGATGTAGATGTACCACAGCCTACAGTCAGCACCTCTCAGGAAATGGGCATTTTCTGCCACCAGTTCAGTTCTGAACTCAAAAGAAAGTTTGAG AGCCGCTCCAGGAGAATGGATCTCTTCACCAAAGAGTCCCTAAAGGCCTTCAGGCAGCATGCGTCTTCTATCAGTGTGAAGATGCACAAGTACAG GTCTCAGAGACTGGAGAAGGTCAAACAAGTTCTGGTGGATGAAATTAAAAACTTGGAGGAAGATGATGCTGCTCTACACAACATGGAGGAAGAGCTGACA ATCTACTGGAAGAAGCAGGCCCTGGCCTTCAATGCATATCAGGAGAGAGGGTCCCGGAG ACTACATCACTTAAAAAGTGCAGTTGAGACTAATATGTGTGATAGTCTCGAGTATGAGGAGCAAATCTTCTCATCAGAG ATATGTTTGATGAAGAAGGATATGAGGTCTGTTCAGGACCGCTTATTCAAACAGATG CAAGAGGAAGAGTTGATGAGTGTGCGAAGAGGACTACAGACCCTGTTTCTCCCAGATGTCTCCATGTTTTGA
- the sycp2 gene encoding uncharacterized protein sycp2 isoform X1, with amino-acid sequence MARHQEQQVEKLVDQALKHSKFQYLEEFLDETREGLFFKCSKQFLSKLDKLINRELDHRNVKHASVVFSILHKLENMLVFPGGEGISLLVSQGLVTKMVQWFEKIRQFWVEAGPMRNEVLINLAEDFFDALMVAHQSCKEGLYQVTESLLHHIGNLASDDRVNILIQKEAVKKLNVILGKIPMDLKKEKKILTSQEASSVMDNLAGQILKGGDYDLQVSLMEALCRMTSNAQRRELTDRWFSMEFVACAFRKIQDSEFETDCRKFLNLVNGMQGDGRSVFSYPCLEVFLENHPLLKPVDESLKEFWIDFNMGSQSISFYFCLAGIDAQEDGQWDTLCIAENEVRSYTVKEENGVKVLQLILIEPLCLSSFEGSRLFIHFSSSLDILQATKNVYGETKNNKFIPKTTTSVVKTTVQIILDDGGSQQVLFPESQRSSQPKENAVPASVRSNTSRHSSLSHERNMQHLNQQAITPLKSKVSESCTYISGSAGRKLGRSPFSCVMPALTPAGKAKKKPALEMVATSEKKKETELRELLIVRSSHIMPSVSKDQETVKKQAIPAVQNVDKRNNMKAWKEVERYRRHIPVDKVLDMVQTNQEQELLDTSIVPDSQPAMRKETSVLPGLITKNNRISVSQHQSKSKLNAPTALTTELPQRPCSAQHASAGLSHKQLHNQLSHRLEQVLREREQQVESCPSAQRKVSSLEKHLPESASAGKGPGPGKGLQRNTPAAQSKQPRGSGTGMSKDTKTSRAADNMVKQISNHYKSTFSKATVEHGSPFNDAPTNRYLLNRNWYPTSTAKVAASTSGMLKSCNQSKKDVYEFSLDVPELVGRKSTKSSELSGMESSVLSSSLTLSRSAKKCPPAKPAGLNVKKHLFSDTDTGNMTEVSWLKSANRKPKPKLTDYTRQPAKPSFPAAETTDESPDVPLPSDKAEKLLHKPKRKRQKKVMEQEMKSLNIDSRKPMGRPQRNAALTKSYREPSDSEHVSETEEPPPAKKLFVKQSEKPKSTSSLQTRGQLKSKDKTLYNADTEQTTKDKNQKEPKKGHLTKKQRDETTLGSPEQSKKNSKKPLITESTEGLKECWATKIASFCPSPPSDRLRSTDKKTALPKSPEMSASHLTKTASLQATGQAEKKNKSFSNGVRKQPEREKKLSEESTTQLESGDKLAEKKEPEELMGSIQTENKKSTGPPQSSKEQEGPLAAEFSSICPSPFSTENMRSVENSVALPRSPFTPLQPLPVSPVAVVSPTMELPTHLKGIQASSFYKTSRGCHGARFLIQPPVTEVALNQSFVEEALLSPVPPEIQPLITSTGRETLVCSFPLNPSDMNENLGDSMNNRSLQASFDKESVISLVTLSRSSHTSRNNRAMICTDVEKTPVCIQGSKTRRTDFQSGNNIPGIHALVVNIDNCVTVLSGPATRRKRQSSCTSFSLSETDNSEKEEGGGTKIVPRKQAIKMKPRRLFKPIDQLNKKVKGSEHLMEYQNSSEDENKENVSPTSGATSKGYHKSQCRSSGVTVVEDLERHSRVLSNVVSGCWEASVEADVDVPQPTVSTSQEMGIFCHQFSSELKRKFESRSRRMDLFTKESLKAFRQHASSISVKMHKYRSQRLEKVKQVLVDEIKNLEEDDAALHNMEEELTIYWKKQALAFNAYQERGSRRLHHLKSAVETNMCDSLEYEEQIFSSEICLMKKDMRSVQDRLFKQMQEEELMSVRRGLQTLFLPDVSMF; translated from the exons ATGGCACGTCATCAAGAACAGCAG GTTGAGAAACTGGTGGATCAAGCTTTGAAACACAGTAAATTTCAGTACCTGGAGGAGTTCTTAGATGAGACCAGAGAGGGGTTATTTTTTAAATGCTCCAAACAGTTCCTGTCAAAGCTGGACAAACTTATCAACAGG GAGTTAGACCACAGGAATGTGAAGCATGCTTCTGTGGTATTCAGTATCCTTCATAAGTTGGAGAACATGCTGGTCTTTCCAGGGGGTGAAGGCATATCACTGCTGGTGTCACAGGGACTTGTTACAAAGAT GGTGCAGTGGTTTGAAAAGATTAGACAGTTCTGGGTTGAAGCAGGACCTATGAGGAATGAGGTTCTAATAAACCTAGCTGAAGACTTCTTTGATGCACTGATG GTTGCCCATCAAAGTTGCAAAGAAG GTCTGTACCAGGTGACAGAATCTTTGCTCCATCATATTGGCAACCTGGCTTCTGATGACCGAGTCAACATTCTGATCCAAAAAGAG GCTGTGAAGAAACTAAATGTGATACTAGGAAAGATCCCAATGGATctaaagaaagagaagaagatcTTGACATCTCAGGAAGCCTCAAGTGTGAT GGATAATTTGGCTGGCCAGATCCTCAAAGGAGGTg ATTATGATCTTCAAGTGTCTTTGATGGAGGCTTTGTGTAGAATGACTTCTAATGCCCAGCGGAGGGAGCTGACTGACCGCTGGTTCAGCATGGAGTTTGTTGCATGTGCATTTAGGAAGATCCAGGATTCAGAGTTTGAGACT GATTGTCGAAAATTTCTAAACCTAGTAAATGGAATGCAAGGTGATGGACGAAG CGTGTTCTCTTATCCTTGTTTGGAGGTGTTTTTGGAAAACCATCCG CTGCTAAAACCTGTGGATGAGAGCCTTAAGGAGTTTTGGATTGACTTTAACATGGGAAGCCAGAGCATATCCTTCTACTTTTGTCTAGCTGGCATTGACGCCCAG GAGGATGGTCAGTGGGACACTTTATGCATAGCAGAAAATGAGGTGCGCAGTTACACAGTGAAAG AAGAGAACGGTGTGAAGGTGCTGCAGCTGATTCTAATTGAGCCACTGTGCCTGAGCAGTTTTGAGGGCTCCAGACTTTTCATCCACTTCAGCTCTTCCTTAGACATCCTCCAGGCCACCAAGAACGTGTATGGCGAGACTAAGAATAAC AAGTTCATTCCAAAGACCACCACATCTGTGGTTAAAACCACTGTCCAAATAATTTTGGATGATGGAGGTTCACAG CAGGTTCTTTTTCCTGAGAGTCAGAGGTCCTCTCAGCCCAAAGAGAATGCAGTTCCTGCATCAGTGAGGAGCAACACCTCCCGtcactcatctctctctcatgaGCGAAACATGCAACATCTTAACCAGCAG GCAATAACGCCGCTAAAGAGCAAGGTGTCTGAGTCATGCACGTATATCTCTGGCAGCGCTGGACGAAAACTAGGCAGAAGCCCTTTCAGCTGTGTGATGCCGGCCT TGACACCAGCTGGGAAGGCAAAGAAGAAGCCAGCTCTTGAAATGGTGGCCACctcagagaaaaagaaagagactgaactgagagagcttttgattgtTAGATCATCTCACATTATGCCATCTGTCAGTAAAGATCAGGAAACTGTTAAAAAACAG GCAATTCCAGCTGTACAGAATGTAGACAAACGAAATAACATGAAAGCTTGGAAAGAAGTTGAAAGATACCGTAGG CACATTCCTGTAGACAAAGTACTGGACATGGTGCAGACTAACCAAGAACAAGAGCTTTTAG ATACCAGTATAGTTCCAGACTCCCAGCCTGCTATGAGAAAAGAGacctctgt GTTACCTGGCCTCATCACTAAAAATAACAGAATTTCAGTGTCTCAGCATCAGTCCAAATCAA AGCTCAATGCTCCAACAGCTCTCACCACAGAGCTCCCACAGCGACCCTGCTCTGCCCAGCACGCCTCTGCTGGGTTGAGCCACAAGCAGCTGCATAACCAGCTCTCTCACAGACTTGAGCAGGTGTTGAGGGAGCGTGAGCAGCAGGTGGAGTCCTGCCCCTCGGCACAGAGAAAAGTCTCTTCTTTGGAGAAACACCTGCCAGAGTCTGCAAGTGCAGGAAAGGGTCCTGGGCCAGGGAAAGGGCTTCAAAGAAACACACCAGCTGCCCAGAGCAAACAGCCTAGGGGCAGTGGGACTGGAATGAGCAAAGACACG AAGACATCAAGAGCCGCAGACAATATGGTGAAGCAGATCTCCAACCACTATAAGAGTACCTTTAGTAAAGCAACAGTAGAACATGGCTCTCCATTTAACGATGCACCAACTAACAG ATACCTTTTAAACAGGAATTGGTATCCAACTTCAACT GCAAAGGTAGCTGCCAGCACATCTGGGATGCTGAAGTCATGCAATCAGTCAAAAAA AGATGTTTATGAATTCAGTCTGGACGTACCAGAGCTCGTTGGT AGAAAAAGTACAAAGTCTTCTGAGCTGTCTGGGATGGAAAGCAG TGTGCTCAGCAGTTCTTTGACTTTGTCCAGGTCTGCAAAGAAATGCCCTCCTGCAAAG ccTGCTGGTCTTAATGTAAAGAAGCACCTGTTCAGTGACACTGACACAGGAAATATGACAGAGGTTAGCTGGTTAAAATCAGCCAACAGAAAGCCCAAGCCAAAATTGACAGACTATACAAGACAGCCTGCTAAGCCCTCTTTTCCAGCTGCAGAAACTACAG ATGAGTCTCCAGATGTTCCTCTGCCTTCAGACAAAGCTGAAAAGTTGTTGCACAAACCAAAAAGG AAGAGGCAGAAGAAGGTGATGGAGCAGGAAATGAAAAGTCTAAACATTGATAGCAGGAAGCCAATGGGCAGGCCGCAAAGAAATGCAGCTCTGACCAAATCCTACAGGGAGCCATCGGACTCTGAGCACGTATCAGAGACTGAGGAGCCACCTCCAGCCAAG AAGTTATTTGTCAAACAGTCAGAGAAGCCTAAAAGTACATCCTCACTTCAGACCAGAGGACAACTGAAGAGTAAAGATAAGACTTTATATAATGCTGACACTGAACAAACTACAAAAGACAAAAATCAGAAAGAGCCAAAGAAAGGCCATCTGACCaagaaacagagagatgagACAACACTGGGTAGTCCTGAGCAGTCAAAGAAAAACAGTAAAAAGCCACTTATCACAGAATCCACCGAAGGACTGAAAGAATGTTGGGCGACCAAAATTGCTTCATTTTGTCCTTCCCCTCCTTCTGACAGACTGAGAT CTACGGACAAGAAGACAGCCTTGCCTAAATCCCCTGAAATGTCTGCAAGTCATCTGaccaag ACTGCTTCACTACAGGCCACAGGACAGGCAGAAAAGAAAAATAAGtctttctctaatggtgtgcgtaaacaacctgagagagagaagaaactaTCAGAAGAAAGCACCACTCAATTAGAATCAGGTGATAAGTTAGCAGAGAAGAAAGAGCCCGAGGAGTTAATGGGTTCCATACAGACAGAGAATAAGAAGAGTACAGGTCCTCCACAATCATCTAAAGAACAGGAAGGACCTTTGGCTGCTGAATTTTCCTCCATCTGCCCTTCTCCTTTCTCCACTGAGAACATGAGAT CTGTTGAGAACAGTGTAGCCTTGCCCAGATCTCCCTTCACTCCACTCCAGCCCCTGCCAGTCTCTCCTGTTGCTGTTGTCTCACCCACCATGGAGCTGCCCACTCATCTCAAAGGGATTCAGGCTTCCTCCTTTTATAAGACTTCAAGAGGGTGCCATGGTGCCAGATTTCTCATTCAACCTCCTGTAACTGAAGTTGCTCTGAATCAAAGTTTTGTAGAG GAGGCTCTGCTGAGTCCAGTGCCCCCTGAAATCCAGCCCCTCATCACCTCCACAGGTAGGGAAACACTTGTCTGCTCTTTCCCACTCAACCCCTCAGACATGAATGAGAATCTTGGAGACTCCATGAACAACAGAAGCCTACAGGCATCCTTTGACAAAGAGTCCGTAATCTCTTTGGTGACCCTCAGTCGGTCCTCACATACATCTAGGAACAACAGAGCTATGATCTGCACTGACGTGGAG aaGACACCTGTATGTATCCAAGGAAGCAAGACTCGAAGAACAGATTTTCAGTCAGGTAATAACATCCCTGGGATTCATGCTTTAGTCGTAAATATTGATAACTGTGTTACTGTGTTATCAGGTCCAGCAACCCGTCGGAAACGTCAGAGTTCATGCACCTCCTTCAGTTTGTCTGAGACAGACAACAGTGAGAAGGAGGAAGGGGGTGGGACTAAAATTGTGCCCAGAAAACAAGCAATCAAAATGAAGCCAAGAAGGCTGTTTAAGCCTATAGACCAGCTTAACAAAAAAG tgaaAGGTTCTGAACATCTCATGGAGTATCAGAACAGCTCTGAGGATGAGAACAAGGAGAATGTGAGCCCTACCAGTGGTGCAACAAGCAAAGGTTACCACAAATCTCAGTGTAGAAGCTCTGGTGTAACAG tagtggAAGATCTGGAAAGACACTCCAGAGTATTGTCTAATGTAGTGTCAGGTTGTTGGGAGGCGAGTGTAGAGGCAGATGTAGATGTACCACAGCCTACAGTCAGCACCTCTCAGGAAATGGGCATTTTCTGCCACCAGTTCAGTTCTGAACTCAAAAGAAAGTTTGAG AGCCGCTCCAGGAGAATGGATCTCTTCACCAAAGAGTCCCTAAAGGCCTTCAGGCAGCATGCGTCTTCTATCAGTGTGAAGATGCACAAGTACAG GTCTCAGAGACTGGAGAAGGTCAAACAAGTTCTGGTGGATGAAATTAAAAACTTGGAGGAAGATGATGCTGCTCTACACAACATGGAGGAAGAGCTGACA ATCTACTGGAAGAAGCAGGCCCTGGCCTTCAATGCATATCAGGAGAGAGGGTCCCGGAG ACTACATCACTTAAAAAGTGCAGTTGAGACTAATATGTGTGATAGTCTCGAGTATGAGGAGCAAATCTTCTCATCAGAG ATATGTTTGATGAAGAAGGATATGAGGTCTGTTCAGGACCGCTTATTCAAACAGATG CAAGAGGAAGAGTTGATGAGTGTGCGAAGAGGACTACAGACCCTGTTTCTCCCAGATGTCTCCATGTTTTGA